In Flammeovirgaceae bacterium 311, one DNA window encodes the following:
- a CDS encoding outer membrane protein/peptidoglycan-associated (lipo)protein: MPMRAPSNFFWPSYADLLTALFVVMMVLFVLSFRLFREREEQLEIYATNYKKIKELEQALHRLDDSPYFEFQPQNQRYELMVPVQFAQWEYEIPQKYTKNLVEAGKQLQALIEEADRASIANELDVKYLVIVEGMAARDPRDQQINRDRAFIQQTYLLSYQRALALASLWKRNGITFDKDNFELIIAGSGIYGAGRYSGIGEEGKNRRFLIQIIPKTGQLQKREHE; the protein is encoded by the coding sequence ATGCCTATGCGTGCGCCTTCAAATTTCTTCTGGCCCAGCTATGCTGATTTGCTCACAGCGCTCTTTGTTGTTATGATGGTTTTGTTTGTTTTGAGTTTCAGGCTTTTCCGCGAGCGGGAGGAACAGTTGGAAATATACGCAACTAACTACAAAAAAATTAAAGAATTAGAACAAGCCTTACATAGGTTAGATGATAGTCCCTATTTTGAATTTCAGCCCCAAAATCAACGCTATGAGCTTATGGTGCCGGTTCAGTTTGCACAGTGGGAGTACGAGATACCACAAAAATATACTAAAAACCTTGTAGAAGCCGGCAAACAGTTACAAGCACTCATAGAGGAGGCAGACAGGGCCTCTATTGCGAATGAACTAGATGTGAAGTACCTTGTAATAGTAGAAGGAATGGCAGCCCGGGATCCCAGGGACCAGCAAATCAACAGAGACCGTGCTTTTATACAGCAAACTTATTTGTTAAGTTATCAGCGGGCACTGGCACTGGCAAGTCTCTGGAAACGGAATGGCATTACCTTTGATAAAGATAATTTTGAGTTGATAATAGCTGGAAGTGGGATTTATGGAGCAGGCCGGTACAGTGGCATTGGTGAAGAAGGGAAAAACCGGCGCTTTCTTATACAGATTATTCCTAAAACAGGGCAATTACAGAAGCGGGAGCATGAATAA